One stretch of Methanobrevibacter oralis DNA includes these proteins:
- the pyrF gene encoding orotidine-5'-phosphate decarboxylase encodes MEIKNNLILALDVLSGKKAIEICNQLTEYIDTIKIGYPLTLAEGISIIGILKEKFDFKVICDYKVADIDATNSKICNQTFKAGADAIICHGFVGSDSVQACFNSAKKYDKELFLLTEMSHPGAKEFLQKNADAIAQMGVDMNIKNYVAPATRLDRLREIRNIVGNDAYIISPGVGKQGGDAKKTLKYANAIIVGRSIYESDNPKIACENLIKTLK; translated from the coding sequence ATGGAAATTAAGAACAACTTGATTTTAGCATTAGATGTATTGAGTGGAAAAAAAGCCATTGAAATATGCAATCAATTAACCGAATATATCGATACAATAAAAATAGGTTATCCGCTAACTTTAGCTGAAGGAATTTCAATTATTGGTATCTTAAAAGAAAAATTTGATTTTAAAGTAATCTGTGATTATAAAGTTGCAGATATTGATGCTACAAACTCTAAAATTTGTAATCAAACATTTAAAGCAGGAGCTGATGCAATAATTTGTCATGGATTTGTCGGATCTGATAGTGTTCAAGCATGTTTTAACAGTGCCAAAAAATATGATAAAGAATTATTTTTACTTACTGAAATGTCGCATCCTGGAGCTAAAGAGTTTTTACAAAAAAATGCTGATGCAATAGCTCAAATGGGAGTAGATATGAATATTAAAAATTATGTTGCACCAGCTACAAGACTTGATAGATTAAGGGAAATTAGAAATATTGTTGGTAATGATGCATACATTATCTCTCCAGGTGTTGGAAAACAAGGCGGAGATGCTAAAAAAACATTAAAATATGCTAATGCAATTATTGTTGGAAGAAGCATATATGAATCTGATAATCCTAAAATTGCATGTGAAAATTTAATCAAAACATTAAAATAA
- the cbiM gene encoding cobalt ECF transporter S component CbiM, giving the protein MHIMEGYLPLEWCIVWFVISLIVVAYGILQIKKITDETPESKALLAVSGAFMFILSSLKLPSVTGSCSHPCGNGLGAALFGPAVTAVLATIVLLFQAILLAHGGLTTLGANIFSMGIVGPLVAWIIYKGLTKANISSTIAIFFAAFLGDLLTYVTTSFQLAFAFPAPTFTGALTNFLVVFAVTQIPLAIGEGILTVIIWDRLKAYKPKLLAKLNALAPNEA; this is encoded by the coding sequence ATGCATATTATGGAAGGTTATTTACCATTAGAATGGTGTATAGTATGGTTTGTTATATCATTAATCGTTGTTGCTTATGGTATATTACAAATTAAAAAGATTACGGATGAAACACCTGAATCTAAAGCATTACTTGCTGTAAGTGGTGCATTTATGTTCATTTTATCATCTTTGAAATTACCATCTGTTACTGGAAGTTGTTCTCATCCTTGTGGTAACGGATTAGGTGCAGCATTATTTGGTCCTGCAGTAACTGCAGTATTAGCAACTATTGTTCTTCTTTTCCAAGCAATTTTACTTGCTCATGGAGGATTAACTACTTTAGGTGCAAATATTTTTTCAATGGGTATTGTTGGACCATTGGTTGCATGGATTATTTACAAAGGTTTAACAAAAGCTAATATTTCATCAACCATTGCAATTTTCTTTGCAGCATTTTTAGGTGATTTATTAACTTATGTAACTACTTCATTCCAATTAGCTTTTGCATTCCCAGCTCCTACATTTACTGGAGCATTAACTAATTTCTTGGTTGTATTTGCTGTAACTCAAATACCATTAGCTATTGGGGAAGGTATTTTAACTGTGATTATTTGGGACAGATTAAAAGCTTACAAACCAAAATTATTAGCTAAGCTCAATGCTTTAGCTCCTAATGAGGCATAG